One genomic region from Rhodococcus sp. SBT000017 encodes:
- a CDS encoding DEAD/DEAH box helicase — MERYPGEVDELRAEAARLRALLRLKEGDAPLPAGDQASIGTVTMASRPIDKLRLYRSLFIARSDVHAIRWQNIKDGRSGWMPAIEGRWHKGMNPDNASYLPLTDDVLERHLRGDLHIGLYALTKDDSCRWLAADFDKDSAMLDALSYVKAARKQGIPAALEVSQSGRGAHAWIFFADQVPSALAREMGTGLIREASALRNSMSLDSYDRLFPSQDTHLGRGLGNLIAAPLNGRKRIHGTTVFLDPATLEPFEDQWALLSTVHRLSTNEVRRALAALPKAEVGRSVRRVALPTSSKIVPQPAIVIRATLRARLQLTADDLGPAMISSIKHASSIQNPEFYDRQRRRLSTWNTPRFLESFDETVDGDLILPRGLISLLTEMIKSVGSRLQVTDTREVGAAMTFAFDGELRSEQIQALNAAMSVDHCVIVAQPGAGKTVIACAAIAKRSTSTLVLVDRKALADQWRERIEKYLGVKAGQIGGGRKKLTGSIDVGLLPTLARRDDVEALTSPYGFVVVDECHHVPGTAFSTVLNQIPSKYWLGLTATPYRRDGLDDLIFHQIGSTIHSVESGRPGELTEGSADAPPPERKLVVHSTTYEYSGDADPSRPGGMAEIYRDLVADEARLALIADDVSAASQEGSNILVLTTWTTHLERLVSALAERGHSVTVLRGGMGAKARKAAVQELTEQQSTGIPMLAVAIGSFIGEGFDIPAFDTLFLAAPISFKGRLVQYVGRVVRSHPGKTTATVHDYHDALTPVLASSLNKRAPGYLDMGFPDPRKVPSARFPQDAK; from the coding sequence ATGGAGAGGTACCCGGGCGAGGTGGACGAGCTACGTGCAGAGGCCGCTCGGCTCCGCGCGCTACTCCGACTGAAAGAAGGTGACGCACCTCTGCCTGCGGGTGACCAAGCATCCATCGGAACCGTCACGATGGCGTCCCGGCCGATCGACAAGCTTCGTCTCTACCGATCGCTGTTCATCGCCCGCAGCGACGTACATGCGATTCGATGGCAGAACATCAAGGACGGCCGCTCCGGCTGGATGCCTGCCATCGAGGGACGCTGGCACAAGGGGATGAATCCCGACAACGCTTCATATCTCCCACTGACAGACGACGTTCTCGAACGACATTTGCGGGGCGACCTACACATCGGCCTGTACGCGCTCACAAAGGATGATAGTTGCCGTTGGCTTGCAGCGGATTTCGACAAGGACTCGGCAATGTTGGATGCGCTGAGTTACGTCAAAGCCGCGCGCAAACAAGGTATTCCAGCAGCGCTCGAGGTTTCTCAATCCGGGAGAGGTGCTCACGCTTGGATATTCTTCGCCGATCAGGTCCCGAGTGCGCTCGCTCGTGAGATGGGAACGGGGCTAATTCGCGAAGCATCGGCGCTGCGCAACAGCATGAGTCTCGACTCGTACGACCGGTTGTTCCCCTCCCAAGACACTCATCTCGGACGGGGGCTTGGCAACCTCATTGCGGCACCGCTGAACGGGCGCAAAAGAATTCACGGCACCACCGTATTTCTCGATCCCGCAACGCTCGAACCGTTCGAGGACCAGTGGGCGCTGCTGTCTACAGTTCACCGTCTGTCCACCAACGAAGTGCGCCGCGCACTCGCCGCCCTACCTAAGGCAGAGGTGGGCAGATCCGTCCGGAGAGTTGCCCTTCCAACATCGTCGAAGATCGTCCCTCAACCGGCCATCGTGATCCGGGCGACGCTACGCGCACGACTGCAACTGACAGCCGACGACCTCGGTCCCGCCATGATCTCGAGCATCAAGCACGCATCGTCGATTCAGAATCCCGAATTCTACGACCGGCAACGTCGACGGCTCAGCACCTGGAACACCCCACGATTCCTGGAAAGCTTCGACGAAACTGTGGACGGCGACCTCATCCTGCCGCGCGGGCTCATCTCGCTGCTCACCGAAATGATCAAGTCAGTTGGAAGCAGACTGCAGGTAACCGATACCCGCGAAGTCGGCGCTGCAATGACGTTCGCGTTCGACGGCGAACTCCGATCCGAGCAGATCCAGGCCCTGAATGCCGCGATGAGCGTCGACCACTGCGTCATCGTCGCGCAACCAGGTGCGGGCAAGACAGTGATCGCCTGCGCAGCAATTGCGAAGCGGTCGACGTCCACTCTCGTACTCGTCGACCGGAAGGCACTCGCCGACCAATGGCGTGAACGAATCGAGAAGTACCTCGGAGTCAAGGCGGGCCAGATCGGTGGTGGCAGGAAGAAGCTGACAGGATCGATCGACGTGGGCTTGCTGCCCACGTTGGCGCGTCGAGACGATGTCGAGGCGTTGACATCGCCCTACGGCTTCGTGGTTGTCGATGAATGTCACCACGTCCCTGGGACCGCATTCTCAACTGTTCTGAATCAAATTCCGTCGAAATACTGGCTGGGGCTTACCGCGACGCCCTACCGTCGAGATGGTCTCGACGACCTGATCTTTCACCAAATCGGGTCGACGATCCATAGCGTCGAATCTGGCCGACCAGGCGAGTTGACCGAGGGATCAGCGGACGCACCGCCTCCCGAGCGCAAACTTGTTGTTCACTCGACGACCTACGAGTACTCGGGTGATGCCGACCCCTCACGTCCAGGCGGCATGGCGGAAATCTATCGAGATTTGGTGGCCGACGAGGCGCGCCTTGCCCTCATCGCCGACGACGTAAGCGCCGCAAGTCAGGAGGGTAGCAATATTCTTGTGCTCACAACGTGGACAACGCATCTCGAACGCCTGGTCTCCGCGCTCGCTGAGCGGGGACATAGCGTGACGGTACTTCGTGGAGGAATGGGCGCGAAGGCCAGGAAGGCGGCTGTGCAAGAGCTCACAGAGCAGCAATCGACAGGAATCCCGATGCTGGCGGTTGCAATCGGGTCGTTCATCGGCGAAGGGTTCGATATTCCCGCCTTCGACACGCTCTTCCTCGCTGCGCCGATCTCGTTCAAAGGCCGCCTCGTTCAGTATGTGGGTCGAGTGGTTCGATCCCACCCGGGCAAGACCACCGCAACGGTCCACGACTACCACGACGCCCTGACCCCGGTGCTGGCGTCCTCTCTGAACAAACGAGCTCCCGGATACCTGGACATGGGCTTTCCTGATCCGCGAAAAGTACCCTCAGCTCGCTTCCCTCAGGATGCGAAGTAA
- a CDS encoding DEAD/DEAH box helicase: MREQTLKGLDALIARRVRQAKLVKVTNKPLPLPERKLLTVMTSVPSPRSGWSGRTFVVLDADTASASDPVRTEVELAYEPSARRLVLTITPSTRRALGTATHVQVAYVDDFDLDLLQQLRVRLEESTRAPLVVDLWSREAVPPIPARSALNLEQRQALTAMTEGGAWLVWGPPGTGKTKVIVEAVSHALSRGRSVLITSHTNVAVDNVVKSVVEAVTVPGQVVRVGASDNLTPKVSEHPWLTVDKAAAVMTDRVARLHAIQSAVAVNRAHPDRNYLDVVIQRLERGNGVQLESALRAREAANTAQELAERISASTEESARRLSEVARVERAAESSAIVASVLPGLRERAAAAASNAHRVAEDALSGERRLTSLRVAHSDSVLEWSKATSARQSWSAGLPWRRREADARVLRALQIRDALASEVQTAQAALEALAGEAAIMGREATTAQEQVLVGESAERRTRELMRQASALRAEESAAQVHRAHVMEEHDEARRSADAVSNHEGIIATAREDGTLEALSERDEYNERVATLEAASRELDRQKKLLEDEYATTKRDLLEGAPVIACTLSSLTTKAELSNRRFDTVIVDEAASAQIAQLIYAGSKADRCLAYVGDFLQNAPITDTDDAITEDDKQVLHWQEDDIFALLGVTDRASAENNSHCVALLTQYRYPPIIAGIVNDFCYDGLLESSWRKNDELAPTPYVIFVDTAAHPRQGLRRDNESWTHPLGLDLIETIHARHRPDANAPLGLVSPYAAHARRAEALARRNALSIECGTAHKFQGRQYNVVILDLMQDSGPLRWAAQADLSGNKREVSAAKLLNVGITRAQQRLYIIGDWRVVRSTQTPGMTAIASLVGRPGFELVSALDMTEMR, from the coding sequence GTGCGCGAGCAAACGCTAAAGGGTCTCGACGCACTGATCGCGCGTAGAGTTCGACAAGCGAAACTCGTCAAGGTAACGAACAAGCCATTGCCGTTGCCCGAGCGAAAGCTACTGACCGTCATGACATCGGTTCCCTCACCTCGAAGTGGATGGTCGGGCCGCACCTTTGTCGTGTTGGATGCCGATACTGCGAGCGCAAGCGACCCAGTGCGAACCGAAGTCGAGTTGGCTTACGAACCGAGCGCCCGCCGGCTGGTACTGACGATCACCCCTTCCACTCGTAGGGCACTCGGCACTGCGACCCATGTACAAGTCGCGTACGTCGACGACTTCGATCTCGATCTACTTCAACAATTAAGGGTGCGACTCGAGGAGTCGACGCGCGCCCCTCTGGTCGTCGACTTGTGGTCACGTGAAGCGGTTCCTCCGATTCCCGCACGTTCCGCACTGAACCTGGAGCAACGGCAAGCCTTGACAGCGATGACAGAAGGGGGTGCGTGGCTGGTCTGGGGACCACCCGGAACTGGAAAGACGAAGGTCATCGTAGAAGCCGTGTCTCATGCGTTGAGTCGCGGCCGATCGGTTCTGATTACGTCGCACACCAACGTGGCAGTGGACAACGTGGTGAAATCCGTGGTGGAGGCGGTGACCGTACCCGGCCAGGTCGTTCGAGTCGGTGCGTCGGACAATCTCACGCCCAAGGTATCCGAACATCCCTGGCTCACAGTCGACAAGGCTGCCGCAGTAATGACCGACCGCGTCGCGCGATTACACGCGATCCAGTCGGCAGTCGCCGTTAATCGTGCCCACCCTGATCGCAATTACCTCGACGTCGTAATACAGCGACTCGAACGGGGCAACGGGGTACAGCTGGAATCCGCGCTTCGAGCGCGAGAAGCTGCAAACACCGCACAGGAGCTCGCCGAGCGCATCTCGGCGAGCACGGAAGAGTCGGCACGTCGACTCTCCGAGGTCGCGCGGGTCGAGCGGGCCGCTGAATCCAGCGCGATCGTGGCGTCGGTGTTGCCGGGGCTCAGAGAACGCGCGGCGGCGGCCGCGTCCAACGCACATAGGGTGGCTGAAGATGCCCTTTCCGGCGAGCGCAGGCTCACATCGCTGAGGGTCGCACACTCCGACTCGGTCCTGGAATGGTCGAAGGCCACGTCGGCGCGCCAATCCTGGAGTGCAGGACTGCCATGGCGGCGCCGAGAGGCGGATGCACGTGTGCTCCGCGCTCTCCAGATACGTGATGCGCTCGCGTCAGAGGTGCAGACTGCCCAGGCCGCGCTCGAAGCTTTGGCCGGCGAGGCTGCGATCATGGGTAGGGAGGCCACGACCGCCCAAGAGCAAGTCTTGGTCGGCGAATCAGCCGAGCGCCGCACCCGTGAGCTGATGAGGCAAGCGTCGGCCTTGCGAGCTGAGGAGTCTGCGGCGCAGGTGCATCGGGCGCACGTCATGGAAGAACACGACGAAGCGCGGCGCTCCGCCGACGCCGTGTCGAATCACGAGGGGATCATCGCCACGGCGCGCGAGGACGGAACTCTGGAGGCCCTCTCTGAACGCGACGAATACAACGAACGCGTGGCGACGCTCGAAGCCGCGTCGAGGGAGCTCGATCGCCAGAAGAAGCTGCTCGAAGACGAGTATGCGACGACCAAACGGGACCTGCTCGAAGGCGCACCGGTAATCGCGTGCACGCTCTCTTCGTTGACGACCAAGGCCGAGCTGTCGAACCGACGATTCGACACCGTAATTGTAGACGAGGCTGCGTCGGCTCAAATTGCGCAATTGATCTACGCTGGGTCGAAAGCTGATCGCTGCCTTGCATATGTTGGTGACTTTCTCCAGAATGCGCCGATCACCGATACTGATGACGCAATCACCGAGGACGACAAACAGGTGCTGCACTGGCAGGAAGATGACATCTTTGCATTGCTGGGTGTCACGGATCGTGCTTCTGCTGAGAATAATTCACACTGCGTGGCTCTGCTTACACAATATCGATACCCACCCATTATCGCGGGCATAGTCAACGATTTCTGCTACGATGGGCTTTTGGAGAGCTCCTGGCGAAAAAACGACGAATTGGCACCGACGCCCTACGTGATCTTCGTGGACACAGCAGCTCATCCTCGGCAGGGGTTGCGCCGGGACAACGAGTCGTGGACCCACCCCCTCGGTCTCGACTTGATCGAGACCATCCATGCTCGTCACCGGCCAGACGCGAACGCTCCATTAGGTCTTGTATCCCCGTACGCGGCGCATGCCCGGCGAGCGGAGGCACTTGCACGGAGGAACGCACTGTCCATCGAATGCGGGACCGCGCACAAATTTCAAGGACGGCAGTACAACGTCGTCATCCTCGACCTGATGCAGGACTCTGGACCCCTCCGCTGGGCCGCGCAAGCAGACTTATCCGGCAACAAGCGTGAGGTCTCCGCCGCCAAGCTGCTGAATGTTGGTATTACTCGAGCTCAACAGCGGCTCTACATCATCGGCGATTGGCGGGTAGTTCGTAGTACCCAGACTCCTGGAATGACGGCTATCGCGAGCTTGGTCGGCAGACCTGGGTTCGAACTTGTCTCAGCATTGGATATGACGGAAATGCGCTAG
- a CDS encoding ATP-binding protein, translated as MTVADNAVDRPLVDVVIDAIDADNDLSDEVKYYVLAALEGPTSLQDLLDGVSTPHVPESSADRTVEEPVGAFLTSVGVAGFRGIGPKARLELHPAPGITVVSGRNGSGKSSFAEALEFAVTGESYRWKNKASLWADSWRNLHHGNPCEVRVGLTVEGSEPTVVGVDWTADAELKSCTTWTQVGKQKRSTGTDALGWKTAVELHRPILSYDELGKALRLRAFGPARCDRETSRTRRDHGSREATGGHAEGHEGAASAGFGQPASAESQSGRVDR; from the coding sequence GTGACCGTTGCCGACAATGCTGTCGACAGGCCACTCGTCGACGTGGTGATCGACGCCATCGACGCGGACAATGACCTGTCCGATGAGGTCAAGTACTACGTGTTGGCAGCACTCGAAGGGCCGACGTCACTGCAAGACCTGCTCGACGGCGTCTCGACTCCTCACGTCCCCGAGTCATCGGCCGACAGAACTGTCGAAGAGCCAGTCGGCGCATTCCTGACGTCCGTCGGTGTTGCAGGCTTCCGCGGTATCGGCCCGAAGGCAAGGCTCGAACTGCACCCTGCTCCCGGCATCACAGTCGTCAGTGGACGTAACGGCTCGGGTAAGTCGAGCTTCGCCGAGGCCCTCGAATTCGCGGTGACCGGCGAGAGCTACCGATGGAAGAACAAGGCCTCACTCTGGGCCGACAGCTGGCGCAATCTGCATCACGGCAATCCGTGTGAAGTCCGTGTAGGTCTCACTGTCGAAGGATCCGAGCCCACGGTCGTCGGCGTCGACTGGACCGCCGATGCCGAGCTCAAGAGCTGCACGACATGGACGCAGGTCGGAAAGCAGAAGCGCAGTACGGGTACCGACGCGCTCGGCTGGAAGACTGCTGTTGAGCTGCACCGACCGATTCTGTCGTATGATGAGCTCGGAAAGGCTCTTCGACTCCGTGCCTTCGGCCCTGCACGATGCGATCGCGAAACTTCTCGGACTCGACGAGATCACGGCAGCCGAGAAGCTACTGGCGGACACGCTGAAGGGCATGAAGGGGCCGCGTCAGCGGGCTTCGGACAGCCTGCGTCAGCTGAAAGCCAGTCTGGTCGAGTCGACCGATGA
- a CDS encoding carbonic anhydrase, with the protein MHYAIKLGGIVRHLLRGAIATAALPLLLAGCAGSGSTEPETMSDGGTTTAASRAVSAAEQAGAQQATEFQYDGELGPATWSTLSPEWGACADTSAQSPIDLHDATPADLPALEFDYRPGDVALKNTTHTVQADETPGSEVVVDDKHFRLTQFHLHEPAEHELDGVRHDAELHLVHTAEDGSITVVGVLIDKGAPNAALGNYFDELPAVGDTAELDDFDPSQLLPADRTNVRYTGSLTTPPCTEGVQWIVMTTPIQASAEQLDEFRAVIEQNARPLQQQGGRSVLLDSEGR; encoded by the coding sequence ATGCACTATGCAATTAAATTGGGAGGGATCGTGCGTCACCTGCTTCGCGGTGCCATTGCCACCGCCGCTCTGCCGCTGCTTCTCGCGGGATGCGCGGGCTCGGGCAGCACCGAACCGGAAACCATGTCCGATGGCGGGACGACGACTGCAGCTTCCAGGGCTGTCTCAGCCGCCGAACAAGCAGGAGCTCAGCAGGCCACCGAGTTCCAGTACGACGGCGAGTTGGGCCCCGCCACCTGGTCGACCCTCAGCCCCGAATGGGGCGCGTGCGCCGACACGTCGGCACAATCCCCGATAGACCTCCACGATGCGACCCCTGCCGACCTACCTGCACTCGAATTCGATTATCGGCCAGGTGATGTCGCGCTGAAGAACACGACACACACGGTGCAGGCCGACGAGACACCTGGATCGGAGGTGGTCGTCGACGACAAGCACTTTCGGTTGACCCAGTTCCATCTCCACGAACCGGCCGAGCACGAACTCGACGGCGTCCGTCACGACGCCGAATTGCATCTGGTGCACACCGCCGAGGACGGAAGCATCACCGTAGTCGGGGTCCTCATCGACAAGGGCGCGCCCAACGCGGCACTGGGAAACTACTTCGACGAGTTGCCTGCCGTTGGTGACACCGCAGAACTCGACGATTTCGATCCTTCACAACTACTGCCTGCCGACCGCACGAACGTGCGCTACACCGGCTCCCTCACCACTCCCCCGTGCACCGAGGGCGTGCAGTGGATCGTCATGACAACTCCGATACAGGCCTCGGCCGAGCAGCTCGACGAATTTCGAGCGGTGATCGAACAGAACGCGCGGCCGCTACAGCAGCAAGGCGGCCGCAGCGTTCTACTCGACAGTGAAGGACGCTGA
- a CDS encoding DUF4352 domain-containing protein: MLVLIVAGMVGGGDEETSSTTAQSTTSSTAAPIAAGNSPSAAVVAPVESVAPAPEPEQTAPGIGQEVRDGKFGFVVTGVETGITTLGDNPYLQKDALGQFVLVSVTVTNVSDRAQSYFGSNQKLIDEQGREFENDAMAAINLEAETAIGGDINPGLSQNITIVFDIPVDAVPATLEVHDSMFSGGAEISLR; encoded by the coding sequence GTGCTTGTGCTCATAGTGGCCGGGATGGTGGGTGGGGGTGACGAGGAGACATCCAGTACGACGGCGCAATCCACAACCTCGTCCACGGCTGCACCTATCGCAGCCGGAAATTCTCCTTCTGCTGCGGTCGTTGCTCCGGTCGAATCGGTTGCTCCCGCACCAGAACCTGAGCAGACGGCACCGGGTATCGGCCAGGAAGTGCGCGATGGCAAGTTCGGTTTCGTCGTGACCGGTGTCGAGACGGGAATCACGACCCTGGGCGACAACCCGTACCTCCAGAAAGACGCACTTGGGCAGTTCGTTCTGGTCAGTGTCACGGTGACCAATGTGTCCGACCGTGCGCAAAGCTATTTCGGCTCGAACCAGAAATTGATCGACGAACAGGGTCGTGAATTCGAAAACGACGCGATGGCAGCGATCAATTTGGAGGCAGAAACCGCGATCGGGGGCGATATCAATCCCGGTCTCTCGCAGAATATCACAATCGTGTTTGACATCCCGGTGGATGCGGTTCCCGCGACGCTTGAGGTTCACGACTCGATGTTCTCCGGCGGGGCTGAGATATCCCTGCGATAG
- a CDS encoding histidine kinase dimerization/phosphoacceptor domain-containing protein, with protein MSTHRTGTLRRKAWTTAAVAFSLFCSLMTAGLAGSSETPGWNLGIGVTLNLIAGVALIWRHERPWVVLGLALAGPLFFATDATAALIALFAVGAFARTKPLVMAAVAVYVACGVSLTYDAHRSRYYSVLTLGSTKAEDGSMPVEWDVPAWIPWVVAAVLVGLVLGGAMLHRTRSDLTEAVVTRDKVTVESNALREEMLLNAERARIARDMHDTLAASLSRISLFAGGMQVDSTEGPRR; from the coding sequence GTGAGCACCCACCGAACAGGCACCCTTCGCCGCAAAGCCTGGACCACGGCGGCGGTGGCCTTCAGCCTGTTCTGCTCGCTCATGACCGCCGGGTTGGCGGGATCGTCCGAAACGCCGGGGTGGAACCTGGGCATCGGAGTCACGCTCAACCTGATCGCCGGCGTCGCCTTGATCTGGCGACACGAACGGCCATGGGTGGTGCTGGGACTGGCGCTGGCCGGGCCGCTGTTCTTCGCGACCGATGCGACGGCAGCGTTGATTGCCCTGTTTGCCGTCGGTGCGTTCGCACGAACCAAGCCGCTCGTGATGGCTGCCGTCGCGGTATACGTCGCGTGCGGGGTGTCGTTGACGTACGACGCGCATCGCAGTCGGTACTACTCCGTACTGACCCTCGGCTCGACGAAGGCCGAGGACGGGTCCATGCCGGTGGAATGGGACGTCCCAGCGTGGATTCCGTGGGTCGTCGCGGCAGTGCTCGTCGGGTTGGTCCTGGGTGGAGCAATGCTGCACCGCACACGATCCGACCTGACGGAGGCTGTGGTCACGCGAGACAAGGTGACGGTGGAGTCCAACGCACTTCGTGAGGAGATGCTTCTCAACGCGGAACGTGCCCGCATCGCCCGCGACATGCACGACACCCTCGCTGCCAGCCTCAGTCGCATCTCGTTGTTCGCGGGCGGAATGCAGGTCGACAGCACCGAGGGGCCTAGAAGGTAG
- a CDS encoding class I SAM-dependent DNA methyltransferase, with product MSTASPSGNETLFSKDGPGRTLSGPEHQQVRLPAIEKLVTLGWKREQLQWKPEWRVPKSPHDAAKRETSSSFSGWPVDLVLFQDEDHIGSWEYVLVVFEFKAPNLMEGVSQLEIYLNREPRARMGYWTNGTEDIRVYRLADGTFKHLRNHGLPQPGENFSKPSEKPLTYGDLKPAEINVLKSVFYRLLNVIVARDSVSTRSEARLNEICNLLLIKMESDTIGQDEPDRPLDFQLSATEHATAANLDQQFKKLRSRRPQIFADTMEESIRLDDHSIHQAVYELSGLDLLTVRPEALSAAFQIFRTANLKAGEGQYYTPSRVIEAAVSIMDIRVSDRVIDPACGTGGFLSEAYLQLLERAGRSQGPNALANARTWAHRNLYGIDRDQINVKLTRAILMGLGDGSVNVISGDSIREDRWEKDYPKLGVAMDNAQFSVVITNPPFGQNLKVSKSDSARNKYTIARKGGSETDPYHDVEIGLVFIERAFRLLEKGGRLGIVLPETYFFSSSYSWFPKWLDCRFILRGVVNIPMEAFQGFCRAKTNFYIFEKV from the coding sequence ATGAGTACCGCTAGCCCCTCCGGCAACGAAACGCTTTTCAGTAAAGACGGCCCAGGCCGGACGCTGTCAGGCCCCGAGCATCAGCAAGTTCGGTTGCCAGCGATCGAAAAGCTAGTGACGCTGGGCTGGAAACGCGAGCAACTACAGTGGAAGCCCGAGTGGCGCGTTCCCAAGTCTCCACATGACGCGGCTAAGAGGGAGACGAGTAGTTCATTCAGTGGGTGGCCGGTGGATCTTGTCTTGTTTCAAGACGAGGATCATATTGGTTCGTGGGAGTACGTTCTCGTTGTGTTTGAGTTCAAGGCTCCAAACCTTATGGAGGGTGTTTCTCAGCTTGAAATATATCTGAATCGAGAACCAAGAGCCCGGATGGGGTATTGGACAAATGGAACCGAGGACATTCGAGTGTACCGTCTTGCAGACGGTACATTCAAGCACCTTAGGAACCACGGTCTTCCACAGCCGGGTGAGAATTTCTCCAAGCCGTCTGAGAAACCGCTAACGTATGGTGACCTCAAGCCAGCTGAGATCAATGTCCTGAAGTCGGTCTTCTACAGGCTCCTGAACGTGATCGTTGCACGAGACAGCGTGTCCACGCGATCGGAAGCACGGCTGAATGAGATCTGCAACCTGCTGCTGATAAAAATGGAATCAGACACCATTGGTCAAGATGAACCTGACAGACCTCTCGACTTTCAGCTTTCAGCAACTGAACACGCTACAGCAGCTAATCTTGATCAGCAGTTCAAAAAATTGAGGAGCAGGCGTCCTCAGATTTTCGCAGACACAATGGAGGAAAGTATCCGTCTTGATGATCATTCGATTCATCAAGCGGTCTACGAGCTGTCGGGTCTAGACTTGTTGACAGTGCGGCCGGAGGCGCTTTCTGCAGCATTTCAAATCTTCCGCACCGCCAATTTGAAAGCGGGAGAGGGACAGTACTACACCCCGAGTCGCGTTATTGAAGCCGCAGTTTCGATTATGGACATTAGGGTGTCAGACCGTGTAATCGACCCGGCTTGTGGCACTGGAGGATTTCTTTCCGAAGCCTACTTGCAACTTCTCGAACGTGCAGGACGCTCGCAAGGACCAAATGCGCTAGCAAATGCGAGAACTTGGGCTCATCGCAATTTGTATGGAATCGACCGCGATCAGATTAATGTCAAGCTGACCCGCGCGATTCTCATGGGGCTGGGTGACGGGTCGGTGAATGTCATTTCGGGCGACTCTATACGAGAGGATAGGTGGGAAAAAGACTATCCCAAACTGGGGGTCGCTATGGATAACGCGCAGTTCTCGGTCGTAATCACCAACCCGCCCTTTGGTCAAAATCTGAAAGTAAGCAAGAGTGATTCAGCTCGAAACAAGTATACAATCGCACGCAAGGGTGGAAGCGAAACCGATCCATATCATGATGTTGAGATTGGGCTAGTATTCATCGAACGCGCCTTCCGGCTGCTCGAGAAGGGCGGCCGACTGGGAATCGTACTCCCTGAGACATATTTCTTCTCATCGTCATATTCATGGTTCCCGAAGTGGCTCGATTGTAGATTCATTCTTCGAGGTGTGGTTAATATACCGATGGAGGCCTTTCAGGGGTTCTGTCGTGCGAAAACTAACTTCTACATTTTTGAGAAGGTCTGA
- a CDS encoding DUF3558 family protein: MRLLVAGVVGVMLIATGCGATEGMPVAAPSTTSVMTTAPANGAWDPCTIPDAAIGGAGLAVETKSSNLVGELPISENWMTCIWTNPLPTPWYYLGIFSSDESLDYLLGSGRFGQVEPIEGLDGLRFRRTAQYDEVNCGVAFEHPNGVFYLILDGFLATEPLGDPCVEVERLARSLRPSMPSSN, translated from the coding sequence ATGCGATTGCTGGTCGCGGGTGTGGTCGGTGTGATGCTGATTGCAACCGGGTGCGGCGCGACCGAAGGCATGCCCGTTGCGGCACCGTCGACGACATCGGTGATGACAACCGCTCCGGCGAATGGTGCGTGGGATCCGTGCACCATCCCAGACGCTGCCATCGGCGGCGCGGGGTTGGCCGTGGAGACGAAGTCTTCGAACTTGGTGGGGGAGCTGCCGATTTCGGAGAACTGGATGACGTGTATCTGGACCAACCCTTTGCCGACGCCGTGGTATTACCTCGGGATCTTCTCGTCCGATGAGAGCCTGGACTATCTACTTGGCAGTGGACGTTTCGGGCAGGTCGAGCCGATTGAGGGCCTCGACGGTTTGAGGTTCCGCCGGACTGCTCAGTACGACGAGGTCAACTGCGGCGTCGCCTTCGAGCACCCTAATGGCGTGTTCTACCTCATCCTCGACGGCTTTCTGGCGACCGAGCCCCTTGGAGATCCGTGTGTCGAGGTCGAACGGTTGGCGCGTTCGCTCCGGCCATCCATGCCTTCATCGAACTAG
- a CDS encoding DUF4352 domain-containing protein gives MTNHNPNPQQQYAPPAPEQKKSWFARHKILTVILAIVVLGVLIRLIGGGSSENPTAPAPAGSPSSEEAAPAAPGEPTQPGIGVPVRDGKFEFIVTAVAPPVTTVGSEYLTQTAQGEYVQVMMSVRNIGDRAQSLDASSQKLLDADGKQYSVDSLATAYLDEGIGYEQINPGNALDTTVVFDVPVGTVPAEIELHDSAFSGGTTVALR, from the coding sequence ATGACCAACCACAACCCGAACCCCCAGCAGCAGTACGCCCCGCCCGCTCCCGAGCAGAAGAAGAGTTGGTTTGCCCGCCACAAGATCCTGACCGTCATATTGGCGATCGTCGTGCTGGGTGTCCTCATTCGGCTCATCGGTGGTGGTTCGTCGGAGAACCCGACAGCTCCCGCGCCGGCCGGATCCCCGTCGTCGGAAGAAGCGGCTCCTGCTGCCCCTGGCGAGCCGACTCAGCCGGGTATCGGCGTCCCAGTGCGTGACGGGAAGTTCGAGTTCATCGTCACGGCCGTCGCGCCGCCCGTCACGACCGTCGGCTCGGAATACCTGACGCAGACTGCTCAGGGTGAGTACGTCCAGGTGATGATGTCCGTGCGCAACATCGGCGATCGTGCGCAGAGCTTGGACGCGTCCTCGCAGAAGCTGCTCGACGCCGACGGCAAGCAGTACTCGGTCGACAGCCTCGCGACTGCCTACCTCGACGAGGGCATCGGCTACGAACAGATCAACCCAGGCAACGCGCTGGATACGACCGTCGTGTTCGACGTCCCTGTAGGAACCGTGCCTGCCGAGATCGAGCTGCATGATTCGGCGTTCTCGGGCGGTACGACGGTGGCGCTGCGGTAG